A segment of the Xenopus tropicalis strain Nigerian chromosome 6, UCB_Xtro_10.0, whole genome shotgun sequence genome:
TTGGGATGTCTTGGTACTGCTCCTCCAACCTGCACAAAGGGCAAGCAAAAACAGATTAATCACCCCAGCAATTTGTATCATCCTTCAGTGttcttttttaactttctttggTTCAACATTTGGTCAGGCAGATCCCCAGTGAAGCAGCAGGTACTCAAGAAATCTCACACAAACGCCCTGTAAAGGATTGTATGGCAcacaaataaacccaacagaaaaaaataacaactgCATGGCACATGAATGTGAAAGCTACTAGTACTGTGTTCAGGTGTGTGTTGTGCAGCGTAGTGCTTTTCAGTGGACTGCACCCACCGTTTGCTCGTGTCCCAGGGGAAGCCATCTTCTGTTTCTTTATCACTATACAGGGAAGAGAGTGGCAGCTGAGCCAATACCCTATCCTTCCTGTCAGGATATCGTCATCATAGAAACATGCATCTAAACAGCTGTAGGAGCTAAAGGTTGGAGAGAGTAGAAAGATGACCCCTATGTGCAATATTTCAGCAATAAAGGCAATGCACTAAACTCTTGTACTGAACTAAACATTTTTATCGAACCCCACAAGTAAAtttgcctttccttcacctttaagccTCCCCATTAGAGCATTCttgcatgtttaaaaaaaaaaaatgctcacttCGATTCTGTGTCTTCGGCAGCACTGCCATTTAAAGAGTTTCCAATACTCACAGCTAAAAGTGCATCATTTCTGGACCTGGAAACAGTAAAGGTAATTAGTCTTGCGCATCAAATTGGCATTAATGGTCTGTATTTCATCCTGGAGAGATATCCACGTAA
Coding sequences within it:
- the LOC105947542 gene encoding LOW QUALITY PROTEIN: anaphase-promoting complex subunit 4 (The sequence of the model RefSeq protein was modified relative to this genomic sequence to represent the inferred CDS: inserted 1 base in 1 codon) gives rise to the protein MKLVFSWNDKSQNLHYVIFRMLESSSSKVFLLGQLTDLSWGEIARLITFTVSRSRNDALLAVSIGNSLNGSAAEDTESNSYSCLDACFYDDDILTXKDRVLAQLPLSSLYSDKETEDGFPWDTSKRLEEQYQDIPTRTVFVESQGWLLENMKAHYISLTGICKVACVIL